The DNA sequence TGAGGTACCACTTATTTTCTGGGTTCTTCCTCTTCAATCTTTTAGAGTTTCAATCACAGTCAAAACAATACGAAATCCAATTTATTCGGCAAATCAAGATTGTGAAAGCAAAGGAGAGGAGATGTTTGGTTGTTTAATCACGAGACAAATCAAGATTAGGAGAGATTGACAATCAGAGGAAAATGATCTAATTAATGTAATTCCCAGATCAGGTAACAAAACCAAATGAAGGATATAATTGTGTGATCAGAGAAATGGGAAGATgatgagaaggaagagaggttCCATTGAGAGAAATATGTTCTGGTCGAGTATGGATGATTCTGGTGCTCTCAAACTCCAATGATGTTCTGGTCGAGTGTCGAGCTCTTCGATCAGGAATTAAGAGCACGAGTACTGATAGTGGTGCTGTAGAGAGCGGTACAATGATCATCAGAAAAGTTTCGATTTGGAGGTCAGCGAAGAAGATGAGGAACAAGGTTTTCGCAAGGTATCAGATGTTTACTATGGCTTCTGGACCTAGCAGGAAGGGCTCTGGCCACAAGAGGTTAAGATCATATTGTTTCGAAAATATTGCTTCTTGTTGTTGCTGGTACTTGTCAAATGATCAAAAAGTTATGGTTGTAAGGGTAATGTAGGAAAGAAATATAAGTTGAACAAAAGAAACTATTAAAATATTAAGAGGGTGTGTGGTTTTCAAAAAGGGGAGtgtaaatttcactcccctttaataattattgttattgtatattaatttttattttttcttctttgaaaaATTGGCAATCACTAATGTTGAGGTTGATGGATGTATTTTAAAACAATGCAAAAATCAAGTCACCAATAAAGATATGAGATTGCTTTTTGTTGATGGGGCCCACGGTTTGAAAGTCACCAAAAAAGTGGTAGTGGTTTTTTGAGTATATGTCACAGCAGCAATAGGCACCATCCCCACAATAGTAACAATGAGGGTGGCTATTGGTGTACTACACCAATCATTGGTGTCTATAGATCCAATACACACCATTATTAATGGTGTGTTTAGACCTGTTTTGTGGTAGTGTTAGAGTTCCTTTTTGGGTCTCAGATTGGTTGTGGACTAGCTTATTACCAAATGTGCTTTTGATGTTGGGCatacaattttttatttaaatattgCATCCCATGTAGGGAAGCACTCATCCCTTACTAGCAAAATATCAACAATTAGGGTGTTGATCAAGTGTTGCCATGTGAAAGGCTCTACTGGATAGGCTAGATGAGGATACttattcatatatttttatgtagttatGGTAACCAcagttaattttttttggagTGAGTGAGTTATGGGGGTAGATTTTTTTAGTTTGCTCTACAATCTAttaattttctatatttatGACCGGCCATGCATATGTAACTATGTAAGCATAGTATTATATGTGGGGAACTTATTTCTATAGGCCACTATGTCAGGTCTTTTTGTAATGTTATCacattattaataaaaattttgtttatattaatttttttttccttatacatataatttttttttccttcttcttttgtttgtgGCGGAAAGAGGGTTTATCAATcttcaagaagaagaactacAAGTAATCTTACATATTCCGTTTAGCATGAAGATGCGCGCACATACAAACACTGAACAaacttttttattgttttcaacaAAACATACATAAATTAAATTCGAAGTCTGAATGCTTATCTATAACTTCTTGAATTGCATGAGATTGCTAAGCTCAAGTGCAGTATGTTGAAATCAAAAATACATGCAAGAGATTGCATTATGATATAAAGCATAGAGTAAAAACTCCCTTTGAAAGATCATCCACAAAagatttgaagtcttttggAAGTGGGTTTTATTCCAAATGCTAGTCCATTTGCAACTTGACAGCGTTCTAGTTTGGGCTGAAACTATGGGCCTTGCAAATAGGAAAACCTAGTTTTATGACTATTTATATGATGCCATTCCTCATGTAAGCTCGTAGCTTTGAACAAAAGGAACGCTATGGTTTCTAAAAATGTGGGAGAGAGATGGAGAAAGGAGAACTTATATACTTTTTCAAATTATAGGTTCATAGGTTGTGATTCTCATTTTGGGTCGGATGTGATGTAATTTATAACCGGTCAGTTTCCTTAGTTAATGATCGATAATTAGCTATTAGTATGTGAGAAACATCTCTTAATTTTGTTGTCTCTTCACCACACGTGCAATGATTAAAACTAAACTTTTAATATAGGCAATAGCATCAAAATATACAGTAACTCATCTTATTTTTGTTCGTGTATTTTTCTAAGTAAACTTTGAATGCCAATAATAGATTGAAGACTTGTAAACATCTAAATTTACAATCTATCCATACACAGTTGGACACATTTATATCGTTTAACCGCTTGGGTTGGTTCAGATTTCAAAAGGCTAATGTAGCCATCAAccttccttttttgacaaaatatGTACCCCAAAAGTGGAAATGTCTGTGGATGACCTATCAAAGGTTGACAGGTGTTTACAAGGAAATCAAAGTTGTACATCAAGTCAAATTTGTTGTGCCAAAAAATGATGATTTCATGGATCTTCTTTCCGAACGTAATGATTTCATGGATCTTTGTAAAGGAGGTTTTGGATGCTTTCACTTTCACCCTGATAATTATTTCTCTCATGCAATATAGTCAAAATGCCACATAAAATAGATGGAATTAGTACTCCAAATCCCACATAAAAAATTGGAATCCAGCAAATATTGTCCTGTTTTCTTCTATCTCTTTAGGGTTTAGAACCTAGGGTTACGATCATTCTAAAAAGAAAGTCACTCACAGCAGTATCGCAAGAGACATAATGCCAGCAGCTGAGCTAGCAAGTACCCATTACTCTTTCCTAAGTTGGGAATTGAAGATAACTCATTGACAGCTTAATACTAAGTTATCATATCCTTGATCCTTCTATCATCCCTTGTTTGTTTTGGTGTATTTGTTTTTTCAGTAGTCAATTAATTGAGGCTTCTGCATATCTATAATTATAAGAATACCGACCAATATATAATTAGACCCATTTTGGGTGAAAGGTCCAACAAAGTCCCAAGAACTCGGTAGGAGAAAGCTAATGAAATTTTCAATGGCATTAATTCAAGGAACACGTATATAGGTATGACTCTGACCATTATCTATGTGTGCACGCAGGCACAGCAGCATTCGAGTACCAAGTACAATTCTTGTTGCCAAGAAAAGGACAGCTCCAAAAACGCCGTCCACTTTGGTTGGTCTTGGGTTGGTTCGATCATAAGGATAATAGCTTCTGCATAATCTCCTTCAAATTGAGCCGATATCTATTATCGTCGTCATTATTCAAATCAAAGATTTCCTTTTTAGAACTGCacatatatagattttcatCTCATAGTCTCATACGGTCATACCGCTCTTTCTTTgtacataaatacttaatttgTTCAAGAAAATAGTAATTTAGTAAATACTTAATGAGCCAGCTAGGTTAAACATATTGGATTCTCGACGAGGGTAGTGATTTTGAATATTGGTGAGAGCTAGCCGGCCTCCAGAGTAGAAGCTGAAGATTAAACTTGGGGTCTACTCTTATggtacgtttacttacttggaatggaaataaatatgaatcggagacaactggaatgagagaagaaaggaattgaTATTGATTCCAGacgagttgattcctaaactcatctcgccccttcgtaatcaaattcctgagtatccAGGAATCAATTCCTTATAAGGAGGTGGGAACTACACTCATTCCGATtctttcatgtgttagtaaacacaagaatacttttacccggaatcattccaattcatttatgtgttagtaaacgtaggaataaatttactccgtaatcattccctcttattccaagtaagtaaacatgctaTTATATGTCCAAACTTGGTGATGGTTACATCTAATTTATCTATTATCTTGTGGTtgcgaaaaataaaaatatagtaagctatcttcaatttattggataatATGTATTATGAATGATGTAACGTTGATCCTCTTCCGCCCACTTCAATTTTCTGAGGTCTGCATATCAGATAGTTTACATCAACAAGTATACATAAATTGGCAATGCTTGATTTCTTTTTCTGGCCAATAACATTGCTTGATTTAGCCTTAGGTGGTGCCCACCGGGtgttaattattttcttaatacaAATTAACTTCACATCTGATGATCATCAGATGATCTAATCCTTCCCACCAGACAAATAAGTACCATCTAAGCGAGAAGACATGACATTCTTAATAATAACCCCAGTGTAATCTAAACGAAAAAATTGTTACATATCTTTGGAGGTTTGGTATTAATAAATTGATGGTGGTTTGAAGTTTAAGACAGCTCCAAGATTGTATCTAGAAGCTAGACAACAAACTAGCAAGATCACACAGTAGGTTGTCGCCAACTTAAGCAATAATTGGTATTATCATATAATTTTAATTTCAGGGTGGACCATTAATTGATGTGCCTTCAACTGCACTCAAAATCAGATTAAGTTTGTGAAGAATATATGAATATGACACTTCAATATTAATTATAACAAATTGTCttggttatttgtaaatttaaaaataaaatggtATTATAAATAAAACTGCTTAGTCATGTAGAACAGAAAAATAGAGAGAAGAAGTTTGTTAAATGAAGTTCTTTTATAATAGGGAAAATcatccaaacagtgtctgaacttttccggACTATTAACTTTCATACATGTGttttgaaaaaaatcaaaatggtacctgacaaTTTAAGCCCGACTCAATTTCActacctagcaacagtaaaaATGTTAACTCCGTTAACTTTTGAGGGGTAAATCTGGTAATTTACGTGTGACAAGCAGAACTATTATTCTATTAACACCAAACCTTCCCCATTTCTGCCACCACCGCCTACCATCGCTCCCAAGCTATGAAGCTAACAGGCTGCTCCACGAGCCATTTCACTTCGCCCAAATCAAGAATCATAGGTCCCCCATTCTAACTCGCCATTCAGGTCTCAACTAAGGGCATCAAATCTTTCATGCATGTTCGGAATCCGCCTGAATATCTCTTTCATCACAGCCTTGGTCTCCCAATCGCCGACTAATACCGGATTCCTCTTCTTGCTCGGCTCGGCTTGGCTTTGTCCCAGTTGTCCCCTGCAGCCTGGGATTGAGACTTCCCAACACACTTAACCACAACGACTCTGATTAATCAACTCTGATTACCCAGCTGCAAATGTTGTCATCTTCTAAGCTCTCCTAACTAGACCTTCTTCTAGCTACCATTGCTGGAAGGGAAGTGAGGCTTCACATTGCGAATCAAGAAGAAAGACAAATGGCAGGAAGATTGAGCAGCATGGCGTCCAAAATTCATGGGCGGAAACGGCGTCGTCTGTTGCCTCCTCTCATCTACTCCACGTCGGCATGGGCCTCCCCATCGGTAAACACATCGTCCCTGACAGACCCCTCTGCGTCAAAGACTAGCTCGTCTGGGACAACGACATGCCTTTTCACGAACCTTGTATCGATCGCATTGCCGACACAGTTGGAAAGTACGAAGCTTTGGCTTGGCTTACTGGAAGTCTGAGCTGCTTCGTTGGGCTGGGCTTGTTAGCCTTGTGGAACGAGAAGGCGTCCAAAATTCCGTTTACCCCAAAAGTGTACCCATATGAGATTCTACGAGTGGAGCTCGGCGGAGAACCATAGAGGAGTATTGGGCTTCTTCTAATGTGTGCTAATTCTTATTTCAGATGTGTTTTTGTGCATTTTCCATGTTTGATATGGCTCTAAATAATGTTTTGTACCCCAAAATTGTGAACATTGTATGTTTTGGATGGTCATCTTGGAAAAATTTGCTAGTCTGATTTCATTTGAATCACTTTCTCTGATTTTTATGCATTGTTtcataccaaaaaaagaaaagaaaaaagaataagagTGAGGTTGCAAAGAGATAGGAGAGATGAATACTGAAAAGATGAAAATACCCTTGAAAAGTTAACGGGGTTAACGTttttactgttgctaggtacggaaattgggtcgggcttaaatAGTCAGGtactattttgattttttttcaaaacataGGTATGAAAGTTAATAGTCcagaaaagttcagacactattTGGATGATTTTTCCTTTACAATACTATTGATGAAGTTTCAAGTTCAAATCTCCTCTcatgcaagaaaagaaaattatgtattttaattGGCAGGTGGTGTATTAGATTAAATGTTACTTGATGTAGACGTTGTTAATGTTAaaatttttgagtttgagttcTATACCTAAATTTTTACCGTAAGCCAATCATAATTTCAAATTCTTTTGTTCGTGTAGATGTTTAGGGTTTTGATGATTGAATAATCATGTCATCCGAATTGCACTATGCTAAATTAGAAAAACCTAAAGAGTTAACAGAACACTAAAGTAAGGAGTAGATTGAAACTTTGAGCGGAACAAAATGTGATTTGCTAGTTTTTTGGTCGATCAACAAATTTCAATCCTTGATGTAAATGAAGTGAATGTTAAAGCGATAAATGGGATAAATATCCaacatctcaaaaaaaaaaaaaacaacagttGCTAATCATCAATACAAAGTGAATAAGTGATTACAACGGAAGTTTTcacaaaaactctaaaaaaatccCTCAAAATGAAAAAGCTGCAGCTAGGTGAACGCAGGAGTGTAATTGAACGTGGTCAACCACGCAAAAATGACAGGAAAAACCCTCCTCCAAAATATACGAAGCCTCgcagcgaaaaaaaaaaaaaaaagccatagCAATATATTGCTTTATCTGTGCGTGCATGAGAGAGATGTATACAGCCATACAGGGCTTTGCTTCCTCcttcaaaaccaaaaaacaaaagaacaagaaCTTCGGTACAGACTGATAACACATGACATGAGTTTATTCTCCTAATTATCTCCATCTTGTAAAGTAGAAGTCTAGGGCACAGGATTATTTTACAGGTCAAACCAACTTGAGCAAAGCTTGTCTTAGCTTTCTTACAAGCTCCTTCACTGTCATGCTGTACTCAACGTCGATCTGTAATTAAGAAAATACTAACTAGTTTTAGATCTTTAAGTTAAGCATGTTAATTCCTTAATGAATAACGAAATATCACATTTAGAGGAAAAATTTATATACCTGAGAAACGACAGTGATATCTAGAGTTGAATTGCCAAAGGGCAAGACGCTGCTATTAAGAATGGTGAGATCAAGCTTCTCTATTTCGCTTAGTATGTTTGCCAGAcaccctttctttttctcacaGTGGATTCGTAAGAGAACCTCTTTGTCTGAAACCCTAGCTTCGATTTCAGGAAGTGGTTGATCGGAGCAGCTGTCGAAGTTCTCATCGGATGAGGAGATATCATCATCCACAGAGTACTGAGTTCTCTTCACAAACACCACTGACTCCACGGTTTTCTTTGCCGCTTGTTCCTCTAGTATCTTCATACGTTCTTGCAGCTGTTTCACATATTTTATGGCATCTCCAAGCACTGAAGCCTTGTCCATCTAACAAATTTGTAAAAGGGTTGTCAATAAAATGTATGTTCAATCATAAACGCTATAATTTAGTACTACAGGAAATAGCCATACTATCAATGAATTAATGTAAATTATTGATGAtcggtgtgtgtgtgtgtgtgtgtgtgtgtttgattCTTGCCTCAATTTGTGGTGATAATAACAAGTTGACATCTCAACAGGCATGTCTAATATGTTAATGTAGTCAGATATGTAAACCACTTAATAGATAAAGATCATTTGCCCTAATAAACTACGTATTGAATATGTAGATGGGTGATGAGTACCTTCTTTAGACCTGGTACTAGAGCTGATAGAGCGATGAACCGCTGGCTGAGCTTTTCTCGGCGCTTTCGCTCAGCTAGAACGTGATCTTGAGCATGTAAGGGACTTCTAGTGACAGTAGCAGCCCTCTTGATCCCCTGGCCATATGCCCGGTTTGGTGAACAAGTTTGGGGGTCATAGGAATTACCTTGTGAAATCATATTTGAAATTGAATTCAATTTTCCACCAGAACCCAGGACCTCATTCTTTGGCTTCACAGTAGTAGTGCAATCAAGAGAACCATATGCTGATGAGTTGGAGTTGTCAAAAGAAATTAGGTGTGAGGAGGCGGAAGAGGAAGCCCTTGGGACTGTAATTATGTGGTCATGAGTGGTAGTGCAAGAGTTCCAGTTACTGTGGTTATTCTTGGGCTGTTTTGCTGGCCTTTGATCAACATCATTTTGATGAGGGGTAAAATCTGGGTAAGATGAGTAGCTCTCAGCAGAAAAAGACTGGAAATTTAGATCTTCAAGTGAGTAGTCCAGATGAGAATTCATTTCATATTGATTCAGGAAAGTGGGATCTTccatttcctataaataccaaaaccaaaacacttGTATGAAAATACGGAACAATTTTTTACACATCAAAATAAGTTAACACAGAACTTGCTGATCGAATTTTTCTCTAATCAATGTCATTTCTTAATTAACTAGGTTCTGTTGATCAATGGTAATTAAGGAGATAAAAAAGCTAGCATAATTCATAGACTTACCAATTCAGATACCCATTTTGCTGATGAGATCATCTCCATTAATATTTAAAACACCTGCTGTTCTTTCCTCACAGTAGATCTTGGTAGCACCTTTCGAACTAAACTAAACAAGACGGTAAAATCTAATTAGTTGTATACGAAGGCATGGAGGCTGCAATTAATATGCATTTTTTATTGATGAATTACTATTTCTAACTTAAACATGCACAGATTCCATCAGATTCCATGTTCTCTTTCATTGAAACTGGAGAACGAAACAAAATCATTTTCAGAGAAGTGAAGCCAAGCACTGGAAAGTGTAGATCACACTTCATCAATGTTATATTATTCTCATGATCATATGTATGAAATTACAGACCAAAGAAAACAATTGAAGGTTAGAAAGATATGGATCCATTAAATAGGAAGAAGGTTAACTCGAATCccaaaattaattaaagaaattaAATGAGTGGAAAAACAGTTTGTGAAACCTTTAAGTTCAGGAAAGCACTAAGGAATCAAAGAAGCCCAGAAATTAAAGTACAGCCTTTCCGAGCAGTTCTTGCAACTTGGAAAAGAATTAGAAGAAGTGAGCTTACCTTAAGACTTGATATGAGATCAGAAGACTCAAGAGAGTGGTAAATGTTCTATTCCAATTCGCAGGGAAGAGGAGGAGTGCATTTTTTTATAGGTGTTTGAACGCGGTCCACATTAAGTAAATGATTAAAAAGAAAGCAAGAATTGACAATATTGTACGTGTTCCAAtttttacatatatatttatgatcAAGTTTAGTGGCACGTGTGAAACTATTGTGTGCTTTCTGATTAATGGTCACTGTTCATTTGGAGGCTCTCTTCTTGTTCAGTTGGTCAACTTATGAGTactcttttcttgttttgaaTTTGACCTATAAAAGGCATATATATAAATGTTATTATTTTGAGCATATGTGTTACTGTGTTAGTCTTTCGGTTCATAACTAAATAGAGGAAGATAATTTTGGATGGTATTAGACATAATCGCGTTGCATCATATAATGCATGGTTGATGAGCTCATAATTCATTAGTGTTTAACTCGATTTTAACTTCAAAACTTATATAATATTCTAATGTATGTGAACACAagtaattaaaatttttaaaacttGTTATTTTGTGTCAATTGGATAGAAGTATTTTGAAATCCAACCTTAGGTCAAAATTCTGTTAGCATTTAGAAAtattgtccttttttttttcttacgaTGAAATTTAAGATCTCCAAGGAagtgaaagagaaaaaaatatcagAGAAAGGGGAGACATGAAAGCCAAAACTCTttttaacaaaatcaaaatgaaaattttcatgcctataagagcaagttcacccgttgggtcactagGTCAAGAAACTGTTCACTGTCACTGGGCATATGTTTCCACCCGTTGGGTCAGGGTCACcagtcagttactgttcattgaatattttattaatgtaaatgagaaatgtatgatgtaaataaataatattgatGAACATTTTGGAAATGTAACCAAAGATATTTTTTTGGTTAGACATATTATATGTCAACTGacacttttatttttatatttttttgaaggattaaatactgtttactccctgaactttcagggaaaaaacagttcagtccctgccttttcaatttcacacgcTTACTCaatcatctctcaattttggaccaataggtccattatgttactctccgtccaaaaattatattaaattgctgacgtggcagtcatTTTACAgtaaaatgtctattctaccctcacttcttttttttcattttttttttcaatttattcttttctcttttttttgtttttgttttttttaatctattcttttttttttctttctttcttttcatctcTTATCCTCTACCACTACGACAGTACGACCTACTGTTCGTCCTCCCAATTGCCGCTGGCATCAGCAACCCCTGTCCGCCTGCGAATTCGCTCCCCTACGGATTCCAATTCCATTGCCATCTTCAACAAAATCTCACCCAGATCAGTTCTctttctccctctccctctcctttTCTTAAATCTCATTTCCTTCATTTGAATCAAAACTTCTGCAAATCTATCTAATCCAACAATGGCGAACTGTCCAGGAGGTAcaaccttctctctcttctctctctcttccttatcGTTCAAATATATAAACATACACACATCTCCAGAAACATAATTGAACTTTTCCTTTGATTGGTTTGTAGATTATTGAGCAGCAAGTGTTGATGGTGGCGAAGCTGTTGGAGGAAAAGCTCGACGAGGAAATCGCAGCCCTAGATAGGCTGGACAACGACGATCCGGAGGCGCTCAGAGATTGGATGCTCTAGCGGATGAAGAAGATGGCGGAGATCGAAGCGCAGCCGTTGGATCTCCCTTGGCCACGGTGAGTACACGGATTTGAGCCGGCCACCATAATCAACCGAATCCTCctcacctaaaccctaaaccccaaccCCAACCCCTTCTTATCTGTAGGAATATTGGGTTTTGCACAAAAGCTCAAAGCGAAGGGGCATTGTTCTGGGAAACTCTGAGCCCTAAATTAATTGAAGATGTAAAATTAAATCAGATTGGTTGTGATTTTGGGTGCATAAATTGTGTGTAGAGGGAGAGTACCTTTGTTGGGCGAAAGGAGAGAAGAGAATAAGAGATTGGGGTTGAAGTGAAGTGGCGGTGGCAGTGGCGAGGATGGGGTTGAAGCGTTGTGGCGATGGGGAGGGGAGGGGAGAAgataaacagaagaaaaaaaaagataaagaataaataaaaacaaaaaaaagaatagattgaaatagaagaaaaaaaagtaagtgagggtagaatagacattttactgtagaaggactgccacgtcagcaatttaacataatttttggacggagagtaacggaatAGACCTATTGgtcaaaaattgagagatgagggagtaaacgtgtgaaattgaaaaggcagaGATTGAaatgttttttccctgaaagttcagagagtaaacagtattaaacccttttaaaaaaaaaaatttaacactCCAcagacacttttatcacatgtacaccactgacaattttttttgaaaagagagaagaaaaaccCAGCGACAAGTTTGGACGAACCAGATCACTCTTACACTATGCAATCTGACGGTTCTTGCAAATATAATCTTATCTAAATTTTTGGATAAGATTACGAAGAAGGAAATGCTGATAGGTGTCCTTATCAAGTTATCATAATCTGTATGAAGAATATCAATAAATAGACCTCATCTTTGCACTCCATACACACACCATATGAGCTTAACAAACCTTCACATTTTTCTTATCTCTAGAAACATTTCCTCAATCGCCCTTATTTCAATGAATAGGTTGTGGGATAAAATTCAACAGTTTagggatgaagatgatgaagagacgATGACGACCAACGCCATTGTGATCGTAGCAGTTGCAAAAGAATCTGCAAACTAAACTCGAAGGCGCGGTTCTCATCTTAGTCAtgcaccaaatgaggagagaCTTAGAGAAGAAAGGGGCAAAAATTTGATGGTCAACTACTTTGTCGAACGTCCAGTGTTAAAAGATTGGGAATTCTGAACACGTTACAAGATGAGCCTCAATGTCTTCAAACGTATATCTACTGACCTTTGCCAGTATGATCGATACTTTATTCAAAAGTCAGATGCTACCAAGAAAGTCGGACTACTTCCTGAGCAAAAGATGACATATTCCTTGTGAATGCTTGCTTACAGTGCTGGAGCAGATCAATGTGCTGAGTATTGTTGGATGACGAAATCCACCTCCATCGCAGCCCTTCAATGATTTACAAGAGGAATTGTTAATCTGTACACAGCAGAATACCTTCGCGCTCCTAATGCGGTCGACCTCAGACCACTTATTGTCAAAGCTGAGAGGAGAGGTTTTTCAGGAATGATTGAGAACATTGACTGTATGCATTGACAATTGAAGAATTGCCCTTCTGGTTGAGCTGGAGAATATAGTGGTCGAAAACATATCCCCACTATCATCCTAGAAGTCATTCGCATCGTACTACACCTGGATTTGGCACGCATTCTTTGGAATGCCCGGGGCATGCAACGACCTCAACATCCTAGAAAAGTCTCCGTTGTTTGAAGAGCTTACCGCTGGTAGAGCACCTCAGATCCAATTCCAAGTGAATAACAGAATTCACAATTTAGGCTACTATTTCGCTGACGGTATTTATCCTCGATGGATGACTTTCTTGAAAATTGTTCGAAGTCCTACACACCCCAAGGAAATTGAGTTTACAAAGGCTCAAGAGGCGTATAGGAAGGATGTGGAAAGATGTTTTAGTATATTACAGTTAAGCTATGGTATTGTTAGAGGAGCTGCTCGTGGGTAGGATAAAGAGGACATTCGATACATTATGTTGACTTGTATTATATTACATAACATGATTGTCGAGGATGAACGACCTGAAGACAACGATGATGAGTTGGAGTCcaatgatgaagatgataacAATATGAGCCCCAGGATTGCTGAGGTATGGGAAGGACCCACCAGTAGAGACTTTGATCCTGTTGGTAGATATGGTCATAATATGAACGGATTCATGAATCGATACCAAAAAATTAGATATGAGTACACTCACTCGAACCTTCAACAAGATCTCATTCAGCACTTTTGAGAAGTTAAAGGCAACAGGCATATCTAGATCTACTATTTGAATAATTGGCTATTGTATGTTCGTGTGTTTTTCATTATGTTTGTGTGTTTTTCGTTTAGTTTATATGTTTTTgattatgtttgtgtgcttttcATTTGTAAGTATATTATTGCTGAGGACTTTCTTTCAATGTACCCACATATTCAAATAAATTTTCATTTCATGACTTTAATATTACATAAGTGAAAA is a window from the Rosa chinensis cultivar Old Blush chromosome 2, RchiOBHm-V2, whole genome shotgun sequence genome containing:
- the LOC112185658 gene encoding transcription factor bHLH18 codes for the protein MEMISSAKWVSELEMEDPTFLNQYEMNSHLDYSLEDLNFQSFSAESYSSYPDFTPHQNDVDQRPAKQPKNNHSNWNSCTTTHDHIITVPRASSSASSHLISFDNSNSSAYGSLDCTTTVKPKNEVLGSGGKLNSISNMISQGNSYDPQTCSPNRAYGQGIKRAATVTRSPLHAQDHVLAERKRREKLSQRFIALSALVPGLKKMDKASVLGDAIKYVKQLQERMKILEEQAAKKTVESVVFVKRTQYSVDDDISSSDENFDSCSDQPLPEIEARVSDKEVLLRIHCEKKKGCLANILSEIEKLDLTILNSSVLPFGNSTLDITVVSQIDVEYSMTVKELVRKLRQALLKLV